ccagccacattataagccattgaaaagtccttttgatgatacatgcttgtgattgttttgattgtggtaaaatgaaaggcaaagttgattcatgtgacattgtgatagtggagtgaatgagcgaaacactgtacctcttatacacttgtgtgttgagtgaaacactttatctagtgaggaaatattccataagcacatgaacatccatacttaattgattgatcattcatgaaaaatagtatttgttggaacttaaatgactttgtgaacactaaagcatgtgcacatcttgattgaactcttggtcataagtttgagtaaagttgttacttatcttgaaaagagaatttttgaatgagtgaaccataacatgaattggttggagatggagttacattttgtttgcttgaggacaagcaaagttctaagtttggggttgtgataacagttgaaaaactgttattttcatgcttaaaattgatattaaaagcaacctttagacttagaaactagcttgaaatcaatgcttttatctatattttcagaaataagagagctggacaggtttatgcttgatttgagtgtttttgtgcaggttttgaggtgaatttggtgaaagaagtgaagaaggagagagatgacattagaaaagacaagaaagagtgcaaaaagagaagacgaaggcaccgctcagcggaaattaccgctgagcggcactcaaggagtcacgttggaaccgctgaggggcaaaatggccgctgaggggaagaaagaagaagcgcaaccaccgctgagcggtaaatagcgctgagcggcaccttttgggcttgggcttttgtaatcttttgtaactctaaattagtatataagggcttgcacgtcctagggtttagtatctttggcagaaacgaggcaaacactctctcttccacccctttgaaggaggatcttggatgctcaggctacctcttcacctttattgggtttattctttcattctttcattattgttcatctaggttcaccatgaatatggtgaactaaaccttgtatgtttgttggggaatcaatgtaatctcttgaagctctcatatatggaatttatgcttgcatcttaatctaagacttatgctttctttcatcattagttagggtttttcctctttgctcaatgcgtgcattgtttaactcattctattgcatgattattggttttgtcgatacggacacgtacggggaagtctagatccggggaatttctcccaatattatactgacaatattatattggttgtcgttaagctcctgcgctcatgaactaatcattaggaatgctaggaattgtatgaactatttgattagggagaagccatctagaatggtactttagagagtggcattaacaatgatgatttgaatgttgaaatcctaaaatgtatgagagtggatgagatgaaattgacccccaacaacatattcattcatataatccattgaaagtgtttatctttagtctttgccattgatcaattcatgcatacatgtttagttttcgtcttgcataatataatccaattatttcgtttgtaagtcttagctaatcaacaaaccacacaactaaactaggccgtgagtcctttgggaagaacgatacttggtcttaccaagtttattacttgaacgattcggtcatacttgccgattgtgaaacaagtttgtgacatcatattttggtgcttacaaatttgtccatcatctATTTTAAAGAAGGGCCAAGGTTGGCCTTAGGGTTCCAAATTAAAATGACAGCTCTAGTGATTAACACTGAGAAAGAAATGGGGTTTTGGTCAATTCCTCCAAATCAATGTTGAGAGTTTCAACAACGTGGCGCATGATGGAGTGGACGAGCTTGCTCTTGTTGTACCTCTCCTCGCACGCCTGAATTTCCTCTTTGGAGACCCTATGCTTGTTGAGATCGATGTAACCCTTTTCCTTGTTGACACGGAGGACCATAACGGGCTCGATGCACCCCACCTTGATGAGTCTACTGACGTTGCGAATCCGTCGGCGAGAGAGCTCTGAGAACAAGATCATCACCTCCATGTCCATCTATAGGTACCTCGTCTCGTACATACGACACTCTTTGTTCGGACCCATCCTTCGATAATCTCTCGGTTTTTGTAACAATGGGGGAAATGAAAATGGGAAAAAGAGTACCTAGAATCCTATCTTCCACCGCACATTATGAACCTTGGCCAACAAGCAATGACGGAGAAGACAGTGCAACAACGACTTGCTCCACTAAGAATGATAAGGTTTGTGTGAACATAAGTAAGTAACAACTGTTTTTTGTATCTGATACtttcttatgtttttgaaattagaaaaaCGGTACATCTTGATAGGTGAAAAAGCATCATcgtgacaaaaaaaaaatcagaactGCCCACAAAATGTGGGAGGTTACCTAAGAGCTAAATTTTAGCTCTCTCCCTTCCTAAAGACTCGATCAATAACTGATCCACTTATTAAGTCTGCATAACTgcttaaataaaacattaattacataaataaataactaacaATCCCTCCCTTAAACTAAATGCTTGAATAAGCCATTTAGTTTATTTCTTATGCTTCAATAAGTCCCAACATGCTTCTGAATTTCGCAAACTGCTCTAGTTTGAGTAGCTTGGTCATTATATCAGCTACTTGATTCTGAGAACTGCAATAGTGTAACTTGATTTTCCCTTCTTTGACAAGGTCTCTTAAGAAATGAAATCTAACATCAATATGTTTACTCCTAccatgaaacactggatttttaGATAACTTAATAACGAAACTGCTATCACATAGAACCATAATGTGTTTATGACTTTGAAACCAATAGCCTCCAATATTTTCTTAATCCAAATACATTGGTTGCAGTAGCTACATAATCTGATCCTGTTGTAGAAAGAGTTACAATCGGTTGCTTCTTGGAGGACCATGAAACAGCTTCAGTTCCTAACGTGAATACAAATCCAGATGTGCTTTTTTGTCATCTATGTCTCTAGCAAAATCATTGTCGGTATAGGCTATCAGTGTCATGTTTTCTCCCTTTTTGTGGAGAATTCCAAATTCAATAGTCTCCTTCAAGTATCTTAGAATTTATTTAGCTGCAAACCAGTGGGTTTTTGTGGGGTTGGCCATGAACCTGCTGATTAAACTAACAACAAACATCAGATTTGGTCTAGTAACAGTCAAATACATTAGACTTCCAACTACTTGTTTCAACAAAGTAGCATCCACCTTGGTCCATGCATCATTCCTTGACAGTTTTGTTCTCGGTACAATCGAATTTTTGACTACATTGCAATTCAACATACCAAAACGAGATAAAACCTCCTAAGCATACTTCCTTTGTCACATGAAAATTCCATGTGTATTTTGCAGAATTTCAACTTCGAGAAAATATCACATCTTCCCTAAGTTAGTCATTAAATTCTAACATCATGGAATTTTTAATGTCATCACACATCTTTACATCATTCCCAGTATAAATTAGATCATCCACATATAGActcacaattaaaattttacctCCATCAGCTGACTTTGTAAACAATGTATGTTCACAGAAACATCTTTCAAATCCattttgtagaaaatatcaTTCTATCCTGTTGTACCATGCCATTGGTGCCTATTTGAGTCCATATAGTGCCTTTCTTAGATTGTATACTTTCTCTTCTTATCCCTTCTTTATAAACCTAATCGGTTGTTGTACATAGATTTCCTTCTTAAGCTCTCCATGAAGGAATGCACTTTTCACATCCTACTGAAATATGATTCATCCATTTTGTGCAGCTAATGAAAGGATTATACGAATAGTGTCTAGTTTGGAAACAAGTGTGAATACCTCTATATAATTCACTCCATAGTGTTATGCATATCCATTTGCTACCTGTCTTGGTTTGTATTTGTCAATATCTCCATTCTCCTTGAGCTTGGTCTTGTATACTCATTTGACTCCAATTGGCTTCACTTCTTTTGGCATCTCAGTTAATTCCCACGTTTGATTTTTTTCTATagcttccattttttttatcattgcaTCGCGCCATTTCTTACTCTTGACAGCTTCTTCAAAATTTTCTAGATCGATTAATGTTGTAAGCATCGCCCTTGTATCATTATTAGACAATCCTTCTCCTCCTTCATAATTTGTCATCCAAACAGGTTCTTTGTGATGCCTTCTAACTCTGCCTTCAAGTGGAGTCTCAAGTACTAGAGTGTGAGACTCAATTCTAGAATGTGTTTCAGCAGCATTTTGACTTTGCTTGTTGCGGCTCCTTACTGCATAATTgcttaaataaaacattaattgcataaataaataactaacaGTTTGATGAATGTAACGTAGGTTTGGGACGAAGACCAGAAATTTGGAAAGAACGAAGTTAAATTTGGGAGACAATGAATTTGATGGATATAAACGAAGTGAAACTGAAAATGtagagaaaataagaaaatttttaaataaaataaaaagaatgtcGAACACAATGATAAaggaaaacttaaaataataattaatagataaCGCTTATTTAGAAAGCCTTAtctattagtttattttaaattataaataaaagaaataatattaattatttatagataatttttttttaaataagtattatttattgttatgcACGTTCGTAAATAacgtttatttaaaaaagtgaacAAAATCTTCTATAGTAAAGAACTCCGTTGTCAAAATAAATGGTAAGCTACAAAAATTAGAAGCAAATAGCTTTAATGAAGCAAACTAGAAAAATGGATTAATGTCAGGTCAGCAAATAGCTTTAATGGTCCCATGGACAGAAAATAGATTTAATACTCCAACGTTAAACAAAAGAAAGTTTAATTAccttttttaaaacttataaaaaataaactctttaaaaatattaaacttacaTAAGGAGGtaattgtaattataaatatttgtaaatataacttaagagaatataagaaaaaagaattcgATCATGCAAGGTCCAGTTGTTGATGCATTGAAAGACTGAAAAAGGTTGCATAGAAAAAGCATATTTAAAGGTAGGGAAGAAAGATAGGTAGCACGGAGTAATGAGTGGGTTTTATGATAAAATTCGGTGCCAAAAAAGTAAAGTGGGTCACTATGACATTGAAAATGTGTTATCAAAGTCCAATGTCTTCAGATTTCTGAATTCACGCATGGGACTCTTCTGCTATGCCAGAAATATTGCATTCAAATCAATATTTCAGAACCATGTTACAACTGGGACCAAGGAccacaaacaaacacaattcTAATCCATCTAACCTTGTAATAGTACTGCTAAGTTTTGATTCATCATATCCGGAATTTTCTTTTGATTGAAGAATAAAAGTGACTATTACATAAGAAAAACTACCAGTTCAGTGATCCAGATCTTAAAGCTTAAAACTATTGTTGATCTTGGAAGTTGTcctatttcttcaaaatattattgGTTTGAATCGCTCGTTTGCTGGAATCAGTGAATGCTTATATTCTTGTTCGACGTGAAACCAGACTGCCCAAGACACACATTAACCATAGAAGTTACATGagtatcaaaattgaaaaaataaattaaggcATCGCGACATATTCTTCAATTTCGGACCCATGATAGACAGTTTTATGATGTTTTCTATCAGTGCTGTGAACACAGGGATCATGACagataaaacataattttaagcTTGGGTACAGACAAAGACAACATTAGATCAAAAGGCCCCCCCGAAAATTTACAAGAAATTTATACAGAGAAATAGAGCAATTATGTCCTCCATATATCATTAAGAATTCAAAAATCAGAAGCTCCCctccaataataataataataataataatgatgataataataaataatcaacgaaacacagaagaaatatatataatgaaacatATGCTCacgattaaaatttaaaactctcCTCTTCTAGCAGCAGCAAAGTCCATCTTTGAACATCTTGGGTGGTAGAAGTGAATGCAAGTACATAATTGCCAGCAATCAATGTAGGTGCTGTTCATCTCCTTCCTCCTTGTGGATGTACATAGCAATTATGAGATTCTCAGTCAGAAGAAAAGGGCTTGACCTTCAAGCGGTACAAGAGTTTCTTCTTCTTAGAGCTTTGGTTATCAATGGTGAGAACCACTTTCCCAGGTTCACCAATTTTATAATTGCTGCAAATCACCGGTTCTTCTGATGAAGCAACCTTTCTAGCCTTCTGGATAATCACAGTATAGCTTCCCTCCGAACTTGGCACAAACTCTGCACCATAGCTTACGTCCCACCCTATTACTCTTAGTTCCCAAGACAGTAGGGAGTTCTGCATGATCCCAAGTGAAACAAAATTTCAATGCATTAATTAGGCAAATTTCTCAGCAAATAACAATTTTCTACCTACTCAGACCAAGTCATAGTAATGGCTTAGATATAGAGTAGGATTCAATCACTTATCTAACTGTCTGAGCTACATCTACACAAGATTTTTCAGTTTTAGATTGATTCTATGATCCTATAActaatacaattttaatattataagagGTTGAGCTTTAACCATTCAACTCAactccaaaaataaattaaatgcaCACATCATCAGATACACAttgaaaaaatagaataattatttttcttatcttcgACTTATCCGTTGTCTTTTCCGAGTTTAATAAATCATTCTTGGATGCTCTAAGATTCAACATGACTTTTTTGTGTTCTAACGGGCTAAATTTGCAGTAGCTAACCAATATGAGTAACCTAGCTAATCAGCATCACAGTGCTGTTTTCTAGCCTAGATGATAGAaaacaaaagattaattagTAGTGGAAAAGGATTTTGGCTCGTAGCTATATTTAGaactgaaataaaataagaacacTTATGTTTCCAGTTCGAGTATGGTCTTTCCacgtttatttattattctttatttactaattatggTGTATTGCCCGAGACATGTCATATCGGGGAATGGGTCTGTCTAAATCTGTAGCATGAAACAGGAGGAAAACGAAAGGTATGATATTAAAATCTTGAGAACAGAGGAATCCTAGGAAAGATTCCGAATTCCAATGCTGAATTCATTGGATTCCCCCTCAGTCGAGATCAATCGATTCCGACAAAAATACAAAGTAGAAAGACCTAACGCACCTCAGAAACAGGAAACTCCACGGTATGTTTTGCTGCTGGTCTCACTGTAATTTCTGTGACAGCATCGGAAATTCCGAATTCCCCATCTTTACTTAGTCCACCATACTTCACCGGAAGTTGCTCAGCAGCAATGTATCTGAGATATCCAcataacaataacaaattaaGCTACAAATTTGGACAAAACGCAAGCGAAACTGAAAACACAcgaatcaagaaatcatatatttttgtgttcACCTCAAAAGAGTCTCGGCTGATTTGGAAGGGCCGGCAAAGACAAACTTGCTTTTGGTTCTCTGAGTAAGAAAAGGACTTATCATCCTGTTCACTGCCAAGTACCACCACGGCACATTGATAAACACCTGTACCAACAAATCAAAGGAGAGTATGAAGAAAACATAACACACATTGGAATACAATAAGTGATAAAATTGAAGGCAAACAAATAACGTATGAAGGAATCAAGGTTTAAAATGCGATTTCAGATAAATGTAAAGGGTTGTTTTTGTCTCTGTATCGATGGCTCTAATGGCAGCATTTGTCTCAATTTCAAGGAGGCCAAACCATGGATGTAGTACTTCAGTTGTTTTCCACCTTATTTTCTAATCAGAATTGAAGTTTGAAATGTGTAATAAGAGAttccaataaaaatataattttagtcaGAGAATTGTATCAGAAGTATAAGTTTTGCTCTTTGAAAACTTATAAAGATTGCAAAGACCTCAGTAACCAGATTTATATGAAATGGCATTATGAAGATTGCAAAAGAGAAGGGGTTGAATTTAAGAGGGCATGCATGCAGTACCTGTTTGGCAACAAACTCAGGATAGTTATCCTGAAGCAACTGAAGGGCCTGTTTGGTAGCCTGTCTAAGCTCCCACTTGGCAGGTCCGGGAGAGTTCTTGAGATCATTGACTTGAACAATGGTGCTTATACCACCAGGGGTAAAATCAAGCTTCCTGATACTCTTCTCCAGGAACTGAATCCTCCACCTGAGGAACCTGTGCCTCTTCTCCTCATCAGAGAAACTCTTCTTGTACAACTCCTTGTTCTGAAACTCCCCATAGATGTTATAACACACAGGGTGACCCTCCTTGTCAAACCCATGCATGTACACCGCCTTCTCCAAATCATCCCCCAACTCCTCCTCCAACAGCTCCTCCATCTCGAACTCCTTCCTCCACCGAATCGTCCCCTTTATCATCGCAAACGCCTCCTTCACCTTGAAATCCCTCGCACGCAGAAACTTCAGCAGAATCACATCGCTCCTCTCATCAGCAAGAAGCGGCACTCCCCAAATCGAAACCTCTTCGGGTGAAGCCGAACCAGCTTCCACCTTCGCTTCCTCctcatacacactcacagcCACAACGCTCTCCTCGATAGCCTCCACCGTTTTCGCTCCATCCTCCACAACACAACCAGCATCGCTAACAGCCGCTTTCTCTTCAACAACCTCAGTTTGAGTTTCTGTCTCCTTCACTTCCGCAGATTCTTTTTCTGTCGCTTCTGCCACGTcaacagcagcagcagcatGAACAACGTGTTCCTTTTCTTCCTCGGGGGGCTTCTCTTCCTCCTTGTTGTCGGTGGCATCTTCGGGCTTTTCATCTTTGGGAGGGTGGTTATTCTGAATCGCAGAAAACTCGTGTTTTTGGAGTGCTTCCTGAATGAGTTGTTTGAGTTCTTGCAGTGCCTTCTTCTCTGTTTCTGGCAGGTCCGAGACAATGGTGCTTTCTTCCTTGAACGAACCAGATTCAGGAATGTTATCTTTGGAAACCTCCGTCTCGGTTTCTGGAATGTTCTCCTTCTCCGGAGAtgctttttcctcttcttcttcttctactacAGACACAACAACGTTGGTGTCTGATAGCTCAGCAGGTGCAACGTCAGCGACCACAGCTTCCTCTTGAGCTGTGCTTGTCTTTGAAGCTTCTTCAGCCATGGTTAAGCTAACTCAATTCTCAACAGCGACACTTTCTTTGATCTGAACGAACAAAATTCGAAAGGAAAGAGAGAATTTGATGTGGGGAAAGTGGGAAATGGAAAGAGGGAGTTATAGAGAGAGACCAGACTGTGCCAGCTAGGAATGTGGGCCCTGGCCCGGATGTAACGGTGTTATTACACTCTGTACCCAACAGAGTGGGCCTACCTGCAAGTTTGAGGGCCCAATCAGTTAGAATTGGGAAGTAACGGTCCCATTGATGGTATGCATGCATTCACGTTTTGTgtaagaatatttatttaattttaaagaaataaggTTTTGAGAAGTTTTATTGGCCTTTGATGATGAGATTGGACAGTGAGTTTGCCTTGGATGCGTTGTACCTTTGTTTGCTTTCAATTGCAACCAAGCCGTTCAACAGTTTTGGTTTGGCCCACATCGATCACTAATATTTGTTAACAATGATTAGTAATGGCTTTTTTAGTTTCAAATATGAGTTTAATGATGGCATTAACGTTggatgattgattgttttttctTAAGTTGGTTAAGGAATTGTTTGCCTTTTGAATATATTATGTTGTTCCGCCATCCTTGCTGTTATTTGTTGGGACTTTTAATCCTTTatgttttatgcttttaaaGAATCCTGTCtgcatttgtttttaatttttagactTTACACGtccaaaatcaaatttatttttcataacattaaCTTTATTTCATCCAACCAGATTTTTCTCATGCTCGTACACATGTTTGTAACtgaattcataaaataattatgttactCATTAAACAACCAAGGATGAGAACAAATTGTGAAAACTGAATTACTAAATTCAATTGTtcctaagaaaaaaaatacaaaatacaagaTTCTATGTTAAAAGCTATTTGTTAGTTTAATGAGTGTGCATTGAAGGATATTAAATAGTTGTGGTTATCATCTAAATCATAAGAAACTATTGGTATGAGTTTGACAATAGTTAATTGTAAAGTGAGCAaacttatatagtttataattgGGGAATAGTGTAAAATTTATATAGTTTGTTCCTATccaaattgtttttttaaaaatggagATGCACTTGCATAGTGTAGggtctttttctctctctcatgtctgttctctttcttcttctttttttttcttttttttccattttattatgatattttcatgatataataatatatcatgAAATGAGATGGAGATACACTTGCATAGTGTAGGGTCTTTCTAATTCTCAAATTATTCctagttaaaattataataaaaattcttattctcttcatctttaatATTTTCCAGGTTAAATGATGggtaagtatttaaaaaatattttttaaaatatttaattcaaaaaatataaaaaatatgttccgaattaaatattctaaaaaatatttccaaattCAGAAATATTTGTCgagaatatatatttcaaaaatttattttatatttcaaatgaaatattttgaaacataatttttttttcaaaacggaaatatcttttaaaacattttgaaatacaaatgttttcttttcaaaaatgaaTGTTTCCAAATGCATTTTCAAATACctggaatttttttattacacaCCCCGAGTAGGTTCTTCTCCCAattttccttctcctttctccaaaaattttcaattctttCTCTCCATAACAATTTTCACCATCATCATCCAATTTGAAGGTGGGTAAGTTCCTTGAAATATTGAGTCTGTTTTGAGATAGTGGAATCTTTATTGCTAGTGGTTAGTATGGAAAAGCTTGAAGGGATGATGTTGGATGCGTTGAAGAGTGTGTTGGTTTGAAATTGATGAAGGAAGGTTGTGCCATGGTGAGTGATGGGTTGAAGGGAGATGGAGAAAGAATGGAGGAGATGTTGTGTAAAATGTGTTTGAAAGGATGGAAGTAGAAAATAAGAGAGTTTGCTTGGAGGAGTAAGAAGATGGAATGTGAGGTTTGTGATAAATGTTAGTGAAAGtgttaaagataaaattgtctAAGAGAAACTAGGATCATTTAAAGCATATctagttttaaagtttaacaaataacattaaacgaaataGTATTGAATAATCAAAGAtgtaaacatataaaataacacAAACACAGAACAGGTTACACTCTCTAATAAAACATCTAAACACCAAAAGTTGGAGATCACAAAATCATATAGGTACCCAATGTCATAAAGAAAAGACACACTGAAAATAGCATATGAGCATAAAAGAAGTCCACACATAGTATGCCCAAAAATATACACAAAACAACAAGtacaaaaaataatcaaataaaactaacaaaataataaattcatatgCAAAATATAAGAATACATGCTTAGCCTAGATGGTGACACTTTAAAGAATAACACAAAAAAAGTCACGCGACTAACCAATACCGcaagaagaaagaaaggttGATAAGACAAAGGTTAAGATGGTTTAGTAGCATTACACATCTTGAGAACTAATAAATAACCCCAAGAAAAAAAGACATTTGACAAAGCGTTATCTTTTTAAAACCCATAACAAAGAGTGAAAATGAGTTATAAATAAATCACCGAAGAAAAGCTTTAGTAAAACACACCAATTCATGAACACAGGCATCACTAAACGGTCTCCCTATTAAATGCGTCAATGAGAGTTTTGTTGAATGCAATTAGTGTTATACATTGCTAAGcaataatcaaacaaactcTCAACAAGTCTTGATAGATAAAAGTATCAAAAGATGGTTTTGGAAGGTATGCTAAAAATCTTAAACATTTATCCAAAAACTTGTACTAAATGAGAATCTTGCTAAACGCACTCGTGCTATACCTCGTCGAACAAGCCTAGACTAGTTCTCtctataaaataatgtttttggtAAACGTATTAAAGGTACAAACATTGTTTCAAAAACACATTCTAGAAGATACCTCTTTAAACACGCTCTTGAACTAAACAAGTATTTATTAAACATGGCGTCATCAGGAAAAGCTTTTCACAGGTTAAATGATACCCTGTGCTAAACGAAGCTTTCATCCAACGATGAAACCCTTATGAACCACTTGGTATCCTCGCTAGAGTGCATGAACGATCAAATGTTGATTGAGCTATGGAATATTTGAAATACTTTAGTTGCTTTGGGCACACATTAAATTCCATTAAATACACAACAtcttaaaacaacaaaaaagtatTGAGAAAAATGACATATCTGCTTGCATGCATATCTACTCTACTATGTGCAGATCAGCTAGGTCAAAGATCCACCTATTCTTTTGTAAgaatagagagagaaaagattagaagaaagaagaaaaactctCAAGTTTCATAGAATCATAAGCTTAAtattgtaagaagagagaaaatttttgagagtcTATTAGATTGAATTGTATTACATATACATCTTCTTTGCGAGAGTAATCGTCTAATGACTTGTATTCAATCTATTTGATTGtaaattctaaagagaattaaaacactttacATTTAACTCGTTGAAGTTAAACGGTAGCTAGACGAGTTTGTCTAGTGAAAATCAAGAGTGGATGAAACTCATGTGACGTTTAACTCGGTGGAGTTAAACGGTAGCTAGACGGGTTTGTCTAGTGGAAACCAAAAGTGGGTTAAACTCAACTAGATAGTGTATCAGGAGGATACTAGGAGTGTctagggatactaggagtggtgaagaatattgcACAACCAAGAGTAGGTCAAACTCAGTTATAGTCACAATGACGGGGTTACTAGATTGACTACGACAACTAGGAATGGGTTAAACTCAATTATACAATGTATAGGAAGGATATCGGGAGTGTCTCGGGATACCAAGAATGGTAAAGAATATTGCACaaccaggagtgggtgaaactcattcAGAGTCACAGTAACGTGGTTTACTGGATTGACTACGACAACCAAGAGTGCgttaaactcaactagacaaGGTATTAGAAAGATATTGGGATTGTCTAGAAATACCAGGAGTGGTAAATAATACTGCACAACCAAGAGTGGGTGACACTCGGTTCTAGTCATACTAACGGGGGTTACTGGATATATGACTAGTGTAACTAGGAATGGTGAGAATACTCACATGTACTTCATTGAAAATCTAATAGAACCCTCTAA
This Vigna angularis cultivar LongXiaoDou No.4 chromosome 4, ASM1680809v1, whole genome shotgun sequence DNA region includes the following protein-coding sequences:
- the LOC108332039 gene encoding patellin-3; translated protein: MAEEASKTSTAQEEAVVADVAPAELSDTNVVVSVVEEEEEEKASPEKENIPETETEVSKDNIPESGSFKEESTIVSDLPETEKKALQELKQLIQEALQKHEFSAIQNNHPPKDEKPEDATDNKEEEKPPEEEKEHVVHAAAAVDVAEATEKESAEVKETETQTEVVEEKAAVSDAGCVVEDGAKTVEAIEESVVAVSVYEEEAKVEAGSASPEEVSIWGVPLLADERSDVILLKFLRARDFKVKEAFAMIKGTIRWRKEFEMEELLEEELGDDLEKAVYMHGFDKEGHPVCYNIYGEFQNKELYKKSFSDEEKRHRFLRWRIQFLEKSIRKLDFTPGGISTIVQVNDLKNSPGPAKWELRQATKQALQLLQDNYPEFVAKQVFINVPWWYLAVNRMISPFLTQRTKSKFVFAGPSKSAETLLRYIAAEQLPVKYGGLSKDGEFGISDAVTEITVRPAAKHTVEFPVSENSLLSWELRVIGWDVSYGAEFVPSSEGSYTVIIQKARKVASSEEPVICSNYKIGEPGKVVLTIDNQSSKKKKLLYRLKVKPFSSD